In Amaranthus tricolor cultivar Red isolate AtriRed21 chromosome 3, ASM2621246v1, whole genome shotgun sequence, a single window of DNA contains:
- the LOC130809072 gene encoding probable methyltransferase PMT2 translates to MAHKTSGDSRTRSSISIFIVVGLCGFFYLLGAWQRSGFGKGDSIAMEITKSGTDCAVLSNLNFETHHGGEIKTGDSEINTKMIEPCKATYTDYTPCQDQRRAMMFPRENMIYRERHCPTEEEKLHCLIPAPKGYVTPFSWPKSRDYVPYANAPYKALTVEKAIQNWIQYEGNVFKFPGGGTQFPQGADNYIDQLASVIPMKNGTVRTALDTGCGVASWGAYLWSRNVIAMSFAPRDSHEAQVQFALERGVPAVIGVLGTIKMPYPSNAFDMAHCSRCLIPWGGNGGIYMMEVDRVLRPGGYWVLAGPPINWKNNYKSWQRSKEDLKREQDNIEKTAKLLCWEKRHEKGEIAVWQKSRNANSCRRRQADSQATICKSTNPNDVWYKKMETCITPFPSDGAGEQVKPFPERLYAVPPRIASRSILGVSVDAYLKDNSLWKKHVKAYKKINSLLDTGRYRNIMDMNAGLGGFAAAIHSSKLWVMNVMPTIAEKDTLGVVFERGLIGIYHDWCEGFSTYPRTYDFIHANRVFSLYKGKCNFEDILIEMDRILRPEGAVIIRDEVDVLVKVKKIVAGMRWDTRMVDHEDGPLVSEKILVAVKQYWTVDGGNSTSTQ, encoded by the exons ATGGCCCACAAAACATCTGGTGACAGTAGGACAAGGAGTTCTATATCAATATTTATCGTAGTTGGTCTCTGTGGATTCTTTTATCTATTGGGGGCATGGCAGAGAAGTGGATTCGGGAAGGGAGATAGTATTGCTATGGAGATTACTAAAAGTGGGACAGATTGTGCAGTTCTCTCGAACTTGAATTTTGAGACTCATCATGGCGGGGAGATTAAGACTGGCGATTCTGAAATTAACACTAAGATGATTGAGCCGTGCAAGGCTACGTATACGGATTACACTCCGTGTCAAGATCAACGGCGTGCAATGATGTTCCCTAGAGAGAACATGATTTACAGAGAAAGACACTGCCCTACTGAAGAAGAGAAGCTACATTGCCTTATCCCTGCTCCAAAGGGATATGTAACTCCATTTTCCTGGCCTAAGAGCCGTGATTATGTTCCGTATGCTAATGCACCTTACAAAGCTTTGACAGTTGAGAAGGCCATTCAAAACTGGATTCAATATGAAGGAAATGTCTTTAAGTTTCCTGGTGGTGGGACGCAGTTCCCTCAGGGAGCAGATAACTATATTGATCAACTAGCTTCGGTCATTCCGATGAAGAATGGGACAGTTAGGACAGCTCTAGATACGGGGTGTGGG GTTGCTAGTTGGGGGGCATACCTTTGGAGCAGAAATGTCATTGCAATGTCATTTGCACCTAGAGATTCTCATGAGGCTCAAGTTCAATTTGCCCTTGAACGGGGCGTACCTGCTGTTATAGGTGTTCTTGGAACAATAAAAATGCCTTATCCATCAAATGCTTTTGACATGGCCCATTGTTCTCGGTGCTTGATTCCATGGGGTGgaaatg GTGGGATTTATATGATGGAAGTTGATCGTGTTCTACGACCGGGTGGTTACTGGGTTCTTGCGGGTCCCCCTATCAACTGGAAGAACAATTACAAATCATGGCAACGTTCTAAGGAGGATTTGAAGAGAGAACAAGATAATATTGAAAAGACTGCTAAACTTCTTTGCTGGGAAAAGAGGCACGAGAAGGGTGAAATTGCCGTTTGGCAAAAGAGTCGAAATGCCAATTCGTGTCGTAGGAGACAAGCTGACTCTCAGGCTACCATTTGCAAATCCACTAATCCTAATGACGTTTG GTACAAGAAAATGGAGACTTGTATCACACCATTCCCTAGTGATGGTGCTGGTGAGCAGGTCAAGCCATTCCCCGAGAGGTTATATGCGGTGCCTCCCAGAATTGCTAGCAGATCTATTCTTGGAGTTTCAGTTGATGCATACTTGAAGGACAATAGTTTGTGGAAAAAGCATGTCAAGGcttacaaaaaaatcaatagcCTACTTGATACTGGTAGATACCGGAACATCATGGACATGAATGCTGGGTTAGGAGGCTTTGCTGCTGCAATCCATTCTTCCAAACTGTGGGTCATGAATGTCATGCCTACAATCGCCGAAAAGGATACTTTGGGTGTTGTATTTGAGCGAGGGCTGATCGGCATCTATCATGACTG GTGTGAAGGTTTCTCTACATACCCAAGAACTTATGACTTCATTCACGCCAATCGTGTCTTCAGTCTGTACAAGGGCAA ATGCAACTTTGAAGACATTCTTATAGAGATGGACCGTATTTTGCGCCCTGAAGGAGCAGTAATTATTCGGGATGAAGTGGACGTGTTGGTCAAGGTGAAAAAGATAGTAGCTGGTATGAGGTGGGACACAAGGATGGTAGATCACGAGGACGGTCCCTTGGTTTCCGAAAAGATACTGGTTGCCGTTAAGCAGTACTGGACTGTCGATGGAGGTAACAGCACATCTACCCAGTGA